A window of Metopolophium dirhodum isolate CAU chromosome 6, ASM1992520v1, whole genome shotgun sequence genomic DNA:
gtaaagaATTTCTCGTCATAATTTccaacaatatgatattatacattttagtttcttaataatattatggatatgtttaatttaaactgATTGGCTATAAAtaggaattttaattaaaatcacaatGTGTTACATACTTATATCAGTTATATCTATTAATTAacgaaacatttaaaaaaattctgttcTCAATTCATAAGAGTAATGTTTGATAAATTTATGCTAGTTAGTAGCAtagtaaaaagttttataaaaacaattttaaatctaagaatttaatattatgtttacttctTGTGACAATATTAATTTCGGTCTAAATATACAGTTAATGAATATCATTTGAATTAATTGTACCCACACTGCTTGTGGCAACATGTAGGTGTATactgcagtatatatatatatacaatacaaatttaaagaaAGTGACATAGTCTCTtgtgaaacaaatttaaaataatatatattttctaaatgtatttttctaaattagttaaaatagttAGGCAATTGTAATATCAAGAGAAAAAATATCgaagaaaatcaaaattatttaaaataaatagtaaattagtatACTCTTGCTCTAGTCTAGACTTCAAGTCacctgtaaaaatatattcgcttttgaatttaattcattcagtatactaatattatgcgtataggtattcaaaaaatGCACGGAAATAATGGTAAATATCACCAGTAGTATAAGTCGTTACACTATAATTGAAGGACAAATACAAAATCCATTTAAAttaccataatttaattttggtaaatCGATAAATGAAAGTAGCTAGAGTTACTATATATATgtaagctatatattatattactatgctaatatataataacaaaacataaaaacatatattatcatattcaatAAATTGGTTATTTGTACTAATAAAGCACCTTGATTACCATTTTAAACTGAAAAAAGGTTACATAGTCATTCAAACTAattaggtatcataatattatctttatatacCATTATAACGTCGGCTAACGgattatataaaaactgtttaaaatggGGAAATGTACCATaagtgaaataattttaatatattcgtaaatttaagtttaaaaatgtttataataatttttcagatCAATGTTATACTGTTGTTTATAATGTTTGAATAAACAAAAGCTAAAACAACTATAGaaggtaatataatttcttcgggaaataaataagttaaaaattatagtgaacaataattgtatacatttcaatattatatttgtgtctaACATTCTAACCAGTATTTTTCtcgtatttatgtatacatagtatattatgtatatagtattatctgtatacaatatacctatatttaataagttCATGTAGGCTAAACACCTTTGTAGTAATGTACTTGATGCTTTGTTTACCAAATATGAAAAAGATACACAAATGCCATAACTTGATAACATAAATCTAGGAACTTATTTATAACtaggtatttgaatactttatgAACATCAGAAGATAAAAAAGcatgaaactataatatgtaaaatatgtcaACAGCATtagtactatttttaatttatttaccatgTACCAGTTTATAACACATCTGGTTGGTTGGTAAAATTTTGATGAAACctatagttaatacaaaaaactatttattattacaattattttttttcctggaTAGACCTCAAAGTTAAGGCcactaattcaaaaaaaaatatttaattgttactgatttttatacaaattatacatttatactataaatataacaaataacagtACAACGCAttctaataaaatgtgtttatttttataattattaataaaaacagataAGTCAGTCTTAGGAAATGGAAACATTTCACAATTGTTTCCACATTAGATACAAATCAATAGCAATAACgtatgtaacaataaaaaaaaaattaaactcatGTTAAAAATTAACGTATTTGTTTTGGAATTTTATAGTGGCTCATTTTTTAGTATAAGGAAAACTCTCCCCTGCTGGTCCATAGCTATCCTGTCCTGGAGCTGAATAGGTGTCTCCACCAGAGCTGGAACCATGATCACTACCACCCGAGTAGCCTCCAAAACCTCCCGAACTTCCTTCATATCCTCCAGAAGAACTTCCACCGTGTCCACCTAATGAACTACCACCATATCCACCTCCTGAACTTCCACCATATCCTCCAGATGAGCTTCCTACGTGTCCTCCAAATGAACTTCCACCATATCCTCCAGACGAGCTACCTCCATATCCACCTCCTGAACTTCCACCGTGTCCACCTAATGAACTACCACCATATCCACCTCCTGAACTTCCACTATATCCTCCAGATGAGCTTCCTCCGTGTCCACCTAATGAACTACCGCCATAACCACCTCCTGAACTCCCACCATATCCTCCAGATGAGCTTCCTCCATGTCCTCCAAATGAACTTCCACCATATCCTCCAGATGAGCTTCCCCCATATCCTCCAGATGAGCTTCCCCCATGTCCTCCTAAAGAGCTTCCTCCGTATCCACCAGATGATCCTTTGTGATTACTTGCAGAATATCCACTGAATAAAATTCCACTCGAAGAACCACCATATCCTCCTGATGAACCACCATATCCGCCGGAAGATCCACCGAATCCTCCTGACGAACCACCGTGGCCACCGGAAGATCCACCATATCCTCCTGATGAACTACCATATCCACCAGAAGATCCACCGAATCCTCCTGATAAGCCACCATGACCACTGGAAGATCCACCATATCCTCCTGATGAACCACCATATCCGCCGGAAGATCCACCATATCCTCCTGATGAACCACCATATCCGCCGGAAGATCCACCGAATCCTCCTGACGAACCACCGTGGCCACCGGAAGATCCACCATATCCTCCTGATGAACTACCATATCCACCAGAAGATCCACCGAATCCTCCTGATAAGCCACCATGACCACCGGAAGATCCACCATATCCTCCTGATGAACCACCATATCCGCCGGAAGATCCTCCGAATCCTCCTGACAAGTCACCATGGCCACCGGAAGATCCGCCATATCCTCCTGATGAACCACCATGACCACCGGAAGATCCACTATATCCTCCTGATGATCCACCATAACCACCGGAAGATCCACTGAATCCTGATGAACCGCTGTAACCACCAGATGATCCGCCATATCCACCTGATCCATGATCGCTGGAACTATATTCATCGGACGAAGACGGTCCACTACTATAACTGCTCGATGAACTATCATCATAGCTACTACCATGTCCACTTGATCCAGAATCATAAATTCCAGAAGTTCCATGAcctgaaataattatataaatttattgcaCCAATAAATATGAAG
This region includes:
- the LOC132946866 gene encoding uncharacterized protein LOC132946866, coding for MGSLSIAVFCLLAIACTFDTTCATFGKKEHVHIRVHVPTIVKEVYVKKPVHHHEHHDDHYSDHSDHGSSSGGYGGSSSSYGSGGDDSYSGHGTSGIYDSGSSGHGSSYDDSSSSSYSSGPSSSDEYSSSDHGSGGYGGSSGGYSGSSGFSGSSGGYGGSSGGYSGSSGGHGGSSGGYGGSSGGHGDLSGGFGGSSGGYGGSSGGYGGSSGGHGGLSGGFGGSSGGYGSSSGGYGGSSGGHGGSSGGFGGSSGGYGGSSGGYGGSSGGYGGSSGGYGGSSSGHGGLSGGFGGSSGGYGSSSGGYGGSSGGHGGSSGGFGGSSGGYGGSSGGYGGSSSGILFSGYSASNHKGSSGGYGGSSLGGHGGSSSGGYGGSSSGGYGGSSFGGHGGSSSGGYGGSSGGGYGGSSLGGHGGSSSGGYSGSSGGGYGGSSLGGHGGSSGGGYGGSSSGGYGGSSFGGHVGSSSGGYGGSSGGGYGGSSLGGHGGSSSGGYEGSSGGFGGYSGGSDHGSSSGGDTYSAPGQDSYGPAGESFPYTKK